The DNA window GATGACCGTGCCGAACTCACCCAGCACGTACGGCAGGCCCGACTGCACCGCCACCCGATGCGCAGCAGCCACATAGTCGCCAATCGAAGGGCTTGCGGTGCCCACAGGCACCACCGATATCTCCATCAACGCCATCGCGTCCTCCTCCATCCAGTTCCCACCTCCGTCACGGCGAGCGGAGGCACCTAGCAAGGTTACCCGGAGCCTCCCTCTACGCTCAAAACCGCGCGCAAGGAAACCTGGAGCGCGCCTATAGGTTTGCCGGGTCGGTGACGATAATTGCAGCGTGAGTCCCGCCGGGAGGAACTGAATTGTATGAGCAGTACTGGGGGCTGCTAGAGCCTCCGTTTAGCCTCACGCCCGACCCGCGCTTCTTGTACCTGAGCCGAAAGCACGAGGATGCGCTGATGATGTTGCATTACGCCATCACGCGCAACAAGGGGGCCGGTCTGCTGACCGGTGACATCGGTTACGGCAAGACAACGGTCAGCAGGAAGCTTCTCGAGCTCCTGGACCCAGTGAACTACAAGGTGGTCATGATCGTCGACCCGTTGCTGTCGCCGGCCCAGATGCTGCGGGAGATTCTCGACCAGCTGGGGGCCGAGTGTACGGGTCGCACGCGCCAAGCCATGGTCAGCGCGCTCCACGGAACCCTCCTGAGTGCCTACGAACGAGGCCAGCGGGTGGTGCTCCTCGTGGACGAAGCCCACCTCATCAAGTCTTCGCAGACCTTCGAGGAGTTGAGGCTGCTGCTGAACTGCCAAATGAACGACCAGTTCCTGATGAACTTGTTGCTGATGGGCCAGCTGGAACTTCGGCAACGCCTGGAGAAGGTCCCAGCACTGAAGCAGCGCATCGCCGTCAAATACGAGCTAAAAGCGCTCGATCCCCAGGAAACCGGCGAGATGATCGCCCATCGCATGAGGGTGGCAGGCTATGCCAACGGGCAGTCTCCCTTTACGCCGGACGCGGTGTTCGAAATTCATCGGGTCAGCGGAGGTACGCCTAGGCTCGTCAGCCAGCTCGCAGACAACGCGCTGATGGTCGGCATGGCACAGGGGCTAAAGCTCATAGACGGCGTGACCATGCACTCGATCACCGAGGACTACGAGGAGAGGG is part of the Fimbriimonadia bacterium genome and encodes:
- a CDS encoding AAA family ATPase, which produces MYEQYWGLLEPPFSLTPDPRFLYLSRKHEDALMMLHYAITRNKGAGLLTGDIGYGKTTVSRKLLELLDPVNYKVVMIVDPLLSPAQMLREILDQLGAECTGRTRQAMVSALHGTLLSAYERGQRVVLLVDEAHLIKSSQTFEELRLLLNCQMNDQFLMNLLLMGQLELRQRLEKVPALKQRIAVKYELKALDPQETGEMIAHRMRVAGYANGQSPFTPDAVFEIHRVSGGTPRLVSQLADNALMVGMAQGLKLIDGVTMHSITEDYEERAA